A single Tenacibaculum sp. 190524A02b DNA region contains:
- a CDS encoding YicC family protein, with the protein MTGYGKSVLQLPTKKVTIEVKSLNSKNLDLNTRIPSYYKEKELHVRKKLAQNLVRGKVDFSIYVEITGDETSTTVNKAVVKDYMDQLRNIVQSGNSEDIELLNMAIKMPDALKVEREELDAEEWAQIESHIEVAVKEIVAYRVDEAKSLEIDFKQRITNIKALLEEIKTLDSERIVHVKERLQKALTELKVEVDENRFEQELIYYLEKLDINEEKVRLANHLEYFLEQLATPDSNGKKLGFIVQEIGREINTTGSKANFAPMQKLVIQMKDELEKIKEQILNVL; encoded by the coding sequence ATGACCGGATACGGAAAATCCGTATTACAACTCCCTACTAAAAAGGTTACAATTGAGGTAAAATCATTGAATAGTAAGAATTTAGACTTAAACACACGCATTCCGTCTTATTACAAAGAAAAAGAGTTGCATGTAAGAAAAAAATTAGCTCAAAACTTGGTGAGAGGTAAAGTAGACTTTTCAATTTATGTAGAAATAACAGGAGATGAAACCTCTACTACTGTAAACAAAGCAGTGGTAAAAGACTATATGGATCAGTTAAGAAACATAGTGCAGTCTGGAAACAGTGAAGATATTGAGCTTTTAAACATGGCTATCAAAATGCCAGATGCGTTAAAGGTAGAGAGAGAAGAATTAGATGCAGAAGAGTGGGCACAAATAGAATCACATATAGAGGTTGCTGTTAAAGAGATTGTAGCATATAGAGTAGACGAAGCAAAGTCATTAGAAATAGATTTTAAACAGCGTATTACTAATATAAAAGCGCTACTGGAAGAAATTAAAACATTAGATTCAGAGCGAATAGTACATGTAAAAGAACGACTACAAAAAGCGTTAACCGAATTAAAGGTAGAAGTAGATGAAAATAGATTTGAGCAAGAGTTAATCTATTATTTAGAGAAGTTAGATATTAATGAAGAAAAAGTTCGTTTAGCAAATCACTTAGAATATTTCTTAGAGCAATTAGCAACTCCAGATTCTAACGGTAAAAAATTAGGTTTTATAGTACAAGAAATTGGAAGAGAAATAAACACTACGGGCTCAAAAGCTAATTTTGCGCCAATGCAAAAATTAGTCATTCAAATGAAAGACGAGTTAGAAAAAATAAAAGAACAAATTTTAAACGTATTATAA
- the gmk gene encoding guanylate kinase: protein MAKDFKGKLFVFSAPSGSGKTTIVRHLLKQERFNLKFSISATSRDPRSNEKDGEDYYFISVKDFKEKIRNEEFLEWEEVYMNNFYGTLKTEVERIWAQGKHVIFDIDVRGGLRIKEKFPEETLAVFVKPPDINELLKRLKKRGEESEEKIAARIAKAPIELATAPMFDTTIKNYDLEVALKEAEELVDNFLGLTKSKEEE from the coding sequence ATGGCGAAAGATTTTAAAGGAAAACTATTTGTATTTTCAGCACCATCAGGTTCAGGGAAAACAACAATTGTTCGTCATTTATTAAAACAAGAACGATTTAATTTAAAATTTTCAATTTCAGCAACCTCAAGAGATCCTAGAAGTAATGAAAAAGATGGAGAGGATTATTACTTTATTTCAGTAAAAGATTTTAAAGAAAAAATAAGAAATGAGGAGTTTTTAGAGTGGGAAGAAGTATATATGAATAACTTTTATGGAACTTTAAAAACAGAAGTTGAACGTATTTGGGCACAAGGAAAACATGTTATTTTTGATATTGATGTACGTGGAGGTTTACGAATTAAAGAAAAATTCCCAGAAGAAACTCTAGCGGTATTTGTAAAACCACCAGATATTAATGAATTGCTTAAGCGTTTAAAGAAGAGAGGTGAAGAAAGTGAAGAGAAAATAGCCGCTAGAATAGCAAAAGCTCCTATTGAGTTAGCAACTGCACCTATGTTTGATACTACGATAAAAAATTACGATTTAGAAGTAGCTTTAAAAGAAGCAGAAGAACTAGTAGATAACTTTTTAGGATTAACAAAAAGTAAAGAAGAGGAGTAA
- the nadD gene encoding nicotinate (nicotinamide) nucleotide adenylyltransferase, giving the protein MNKKIGLYFGTFNPIHIGHLIIANHMVENSDLDEIWMVVTPHNPFKKKSTLLDNHHRLEMVYLATKEYEKIQPSDIEFKLPQPNYTINTLAHISEKYPNYSFSIIMGEDNLKGFHKWRNYEAILEDYNVYVYPRISEGKIETQFTDHAKIHRVEAPIVQISSTMVRNSIKSGKSVRPLLSHEVWKYIDDMNFYKK; this is encoded by the coding sequence ATGAATAAAAAGATAGGATTGTATTTTGGAACCTTTAATCCAATTCACATAGGTCATTTAATTATAGCCAATCATATGGTAGAAAATTCTGACTTAGATGAAATATGGATGGTTGTTACTCCGCATAATCCTTTTAAAAAGAAAAGTACGTTGTTAGATAATCATCATAGATTAGAAATGGTGTACTTAGCAACAAAGGAGTATGAAAAAATACAACCTTCAGATATTGAATTTAAATTGCCCCAACCTAATTATACCATTAATACTTTAGCACATATTTCTGAAAAGTACCCTAACTATTCCTTTAGTATCATCATGGGAGAAGATAATTTAAAAGGATTTCATAAATGGAGAAACTATGAGGCTATTTTGGAAGACTATAACGTGTATGTATATCCAAGAATTTCTGAAGGAAAAATAGAGACACAATTTACAGATCATGCAAAAATTCATAGAGTAGAAGCTCCAATTGTGCAAATTTCTTCAACTATGGTTCGAAATTCAATAAAGTCAGGAAAATCAGTACGTCCACTATTATCTCATGAGGTTTGGAAGTACATTGACGATATGAATTTTTATAAAAAATAA
- a CDS encoding IS3 family transposase: MLKKNLIFQSEKARTRVIKKYSQEAKESITATCDLLGVNRQVYYRAIHSYKEKQKLSKKVIDLVNTIRISMPRIGTRKLFYLLKSELKAIGVGRDKLFKILKANNLLILPRKKYHITTNSHHRFRKHVNQLKNIEFVRPEQVWVSDITYIGKRENPCYLALITDAYSKKIMGYDVSNSLNVAGSLRALDMAISNRNYNKEPIIHHSDRGLQYCSNEYQKMLSINNIKPSMTEKYDPYENAIAERINGILKQEFAIDKYDVSIQIKKKLIKNAINIYNQIRPHLSNSMLTPNQMHQQKKVKRKRYKKLKVAI, encoded by the coding sequence TTGCTGAAGAAGAATTTAATATTCCAATCAGAAAAAGCACGTACCCGAGTTATCAAAAAATATAGTCAAGAAGCCAAAGAAAGCATAACAGCTACCTGTGATTTACTCGGGGTGAATAGGCAGGTATATTATAGAGCTATTCATTCATATAAAGAGAAACAAAAGCTTAGTAAAAAGGTTATTGATTTAGTAAATACTATCCGTATATCAATGCCGAGAATAGGTACAAGGAAATTATTTTATCTTTTAAAATCTGAATTAAAAGCAATTGGTGTTGGTCGTGATAAGTTGTTTAAAATATTAAAAGCTAATAATTTATTAATTCTACCAAGAAAAAAATATCATATAACTACAAATTCTCATCATAGATTTAGAAAACATGTAAATCAACTTAAAAATATAGAATTTGTAAGACCTGAACAAGTATGGGTGAGTGATATTACTTACATTGGAAAGAGAGAAAACCCATGTTATTTAGCGCTAATTACTGATGCTTACTCTAAAAAAATAATGGGGTATGATGTCTCTAATAGTTTAAATGTAGCAGGTTCTTTAAGAGCCCTAGATATGGCAATCTCTAATAGAAATTATAATAAAGAACCTATTATTCATCATTCAGATAGAGGGTTACAATATTGCTCTAATGAATATCAAAAAATGTTAAGTATCAATAATATCAAACCTAGCATGACTGAAAAATATGACCCTTATGAAAATGCTATAGCTGAAAGAATCAATGGGATTCTTAAACAAGAATTTGCAATTGATAAATACGACGTTTCTATACAAATTAAAAAGAAGTTAATTAAAAATGCAATCAATATTTACAATCAAATAAGACCTCATTTATCAAATTCAATGTTAACTCCTAATCAAATGCACCAACAAAAAAAAGTCAAAAGAAAAAGATACAAAAAACTAAAGGTAGCAATTTAA
- a CDS encoding helix-turn-helix domain-containing protein, with protein MDSRKSDYVKRTQKDYSLSFKLQVVQEIEQGLLTRTQAIDKYGIQARSTIRTWLKKYGKFDYDFSINQTMSKTPEQRILELEQQVKLLEKQKARAEYLAELADKKVIIFDMMIDIAEEEFNIPIRKSTYPSYQKI; from the coding sequence ATGGATTCTAGGAAATCAGATTATGTAAAGCGAACCCAAAAGGATTATAGTTTGTCCTTTAAACTACAAGTTGTTCAAGAGATTGAGCAAGGATTATTAACCAGAACTCAAGCGATTGATAAATATGGTATTCAAGCAAGATCTACGATTCGTACTTGGTTAAAAAAATATGGTAAATTTGATTACGATTTTAGTATAAATCAAACCATGTCAAAAACACCTGAACAGCGTATTTTAGAATTAGAGCAACAAGTCAAGCTTTTAGAAAAGCAAAAAGCACGTGCTGAATATTTAGCAGAGCTTGCTGATAAAAAAGTCATCATTTTTGATATGATGATTGATATTGCTGAAGAAGAATTTAATATTCCAATCAGAAAAAGCACGTACCCGAGTTATCAAAAAATATAG
- a CDS encoding RNA polymerase sigma factor — protein sequence MNEAIFIQELTSKKYREKAFAKLLELYQERLYWHIRKIVGTHENADDVLQNTFIRVYKSLVNFKQDSSLHTWMYKIAYNESIRFLEKEKKKSFSSLQEVNDQFLGNLKGDTYFDGDEAQIKLQEVLNMLPENQKRTFQMKYYDNLKFREIAELLEISENTIKTHYYAAVRHIEKNITTVAYIEKIKA from the coding sequence ATGAACGAAGCTATTTTTATACAAGAACTAACAAGTAAAAAATATAGGGAAAAAGCTTTTGCTAAATTGTTAGAGTTGTACCAAGAACGTTTGTATTGGCATATTAGAAAAATAGTTGGGACGCATGAAAATGCAGATGATGTTTTACAGAACACGTTTATTAGAGTGTATAAAAGTTTAGTAAATTTTAAGCAAGACAGCTCTTTACATACTTGGATGTATAAAATAGCATATAATGAATCAATTAGATTTCTAGAAAAAGAAAAAAAGAAAAGTTTTTCTTCATTACAAGAGGTAAATGATCAGTTTTTAGGGAATTTAAAAGGAGATACTTACTTTGATGGAGATGAAGCACAAATAAAATTACAAGAAGTTTTAAATATGTTGCCAGAAAATCAGAAAAGAACATTTCAAATGAAGTACTATGATAATTTAAAGTTTAGAGAAATAGCAGAATTGCTTGAAATAAGCGAAAATACCATAAAGACCCATTACTATGCTGCTGTAAGGCATATTGAAAAAAACATAACCACCGTAGCCTATATAGAAAAAATTAAAGCATAG
- a CDS encoding M23 family metallopeptidase: MNFKLILFTTVAKTNKKKLKQKLTDKYRLVILNEDTFQERFSLKLSRLNVFVYGGLFSILLIALTTLLIAFTSLREYIPGYSSTALKRKATRLTYKADSLTNKLAVLERYTKALKPVLTGEIKPEKIDSIINDGVGFVLEENTLLATKQDSLFREKVESKDRYALSEGGLSKAKNIFFSPLTGNMSQEFDMNNKHFAVDIVAQTGTPVKAAGDGTVILAEWTAETGYVIMLQHTNQFISVYKHNGTLLKEQGELVKSGEVIANVGSTGELSTGPHLHFELWSNGYPVNPTDYIDFQ; the protein is encoded by the coding sequence TTGAATTTCAAACTTATTTTATTTACTACTGTGGCTAAAACCAATAAGAAAAAATTAAAACAAAAGCTAACAGACAAGTATAGGCTGGTAATTTTAAATGAAGATACATTTCAAGAACGTTTTTCCTTAAAATTATCTAGGCTAAATGTGTTTGTTTATGGTGGTTTGTTTTCCATTTTACTCATAGCGTTAACAACCTTGTTAATTGCGTTTACTTCATTAAGAGAATACATACCAGGGTATTCATCAACAGCCTTAAAAAGAAAAGCAACACGTTTAACCTATAAAGCAGATTCATTAACTAATAAGTTAGCGGTATTAGAACGTTATACCAAAGCTTTAAAACCTGTATTAACAGGAGAAATTAAACCAGAAAAAATAGATTCTATTATTAATGATGGCGTAGGATTTGTTTTGGAAGAAAATACATTGCTAGCTACCAAGCAAGATTCGTTATTTAGAGAAAAAGTTGAAAGTAAAGACCGCTACGCTTTATCTGAAGGAGGGCTAAGTAAAGCAAAAAATATTTTCTTTTCCCCGTTAACAGGAAACATGTCACAAGAGTTTGATATGAATAACAAGCACTTTGCAGTTGATATAGTTGCGCAAACAGGAACACCAGTTAAAGCAGCGGGAGATGGTACGGTTATTTTAGCAGAATGGACAGCAGAAACAGGGTATGTAATTATGTTACAACATACCAATCAATTTATATCTGTTTATAAACACAACGGAACACTTTTAAAAGAACAAGGAGAGTTAGTAAAGTCTGGAGAAGTAATTGCCAATGTAGGTTCTACAGGAGAATTATCTACAGGTCCTCATTTACACTTTGAATTATGGAGTAATGGATATCCTGTAAATCCAACAGACTATATAGATTTTCAGTAA
- a CDS encoding GH3 auxin-responsive promoter family protein has protein sequence MSIKSKLAKPFAKQVKKSVYKWANNPHKTQEKVFQYLVTEGCKTAFGKDHDFISINNYEDFKKRVPIQDYEGLRPYVDRVVAGESNVLWKGRPLYYAKTSGTTSGAKYIPITKESMPTHIKAARNALLFYIAETNNASFVDGKMIFLQGSPVLEDKNGVKLGRLSGIAAHYVPNYLLKNRLPSWETNCIEDWDTKVDKIVEETLPENMTVISGIPSWVQVYFEKLIEKTGKPISELFPNFNFFVYGGVNFEPYKNKFESLIGKKIDYVELYPASEGFIAYQDSQTEKGMLLQLNSGMFYEFIPANEFYNENPTRISLKDVQLGVNYVIILNTTAGLWGYNIGDTVEFTSLKPYRIKVTGRIKHFISAFGEHVIGKEVEKALNDAIVGTNVNVSEFTVAPQVTPESGLPYHEWFIEFENEPEDLEALALKIDASMQAQNIYYKDLIDGNILRTLIIRKVAKGGFHAYMKSIGKFGGQNKIPQLSDNRKIADVLTNFLKD, from the coding sequence ATGTCAATAAAATCAAAACTAGCAAAACCATTTGCCAAACAAGTTAAAAAAAGCGTGTATAAATGGGCAAATAACCCACATAAAACACAAGAAAAAGTATTTCAGTACTTAGTAACGGAAGGATGCAAAACGGCATTTGGTAAGGATCATGATTTTATTTCAATAAACAATTACGAAGATTTTAAAAAACGCGTGCCAATACAAGATTATGAAGGCTTACGTCCGTATGTAGATAGAGTAGTGGCAGGTGAAAGTAATGTGTTATGGAAAGGTAGACCATTGTATTATGCAAAAACTTCTGGAACTACTTCAGGTGCAAAATACATTCCTATAACTAAGGAATCTATGCCTACACATATTAAGGCAGCGCGCAATGCACTATTGTTTTACATAGCGGAAACCAACAATGCAAGCTTTGTAGATGGAAAAATGATTTTTTTACAGGGAAGTCCTGTATTAGAAGATAAAAATGGAGTGAAATTAGGAAGGTTAAGTGGTATAGCAGCGCATTATGTACCTAACTATTTATTAAAAAATAGATTGCCAAGTTGGGAAACCAATTGTATTGAAGACTGGGATACTAAGGTTGATAAAATAGTAGAAGAAACGTTACCTGAAAACATGACGGTAATTAGTGGTATACCATCATGGGTACAAGTGTATTTTGAAAAACTAATAGAAAAAACAGGGAAACCAATTTCTGAACTATTTCCAAACTTTAATTTCTTTGTATATGGAGGCGTAAACTTTGAGCCTTATAAGAACAAATTTGAAAGTCTTATTGGTAAAAAAATAGATTATGTTGAGCTGTACCCAGCTTCAGAAGGTTTTATAGCTTATCAAGATTCACAAACGGAAAAAGGAATGCTGTTACAGTTAAACTCAGGAATGTTTTATGAGTTTATTCCTGCAAATGAATTTTATAATGAAAACCCTACACGTATCTCGTTAAAAGATGTACAACTAGGTGTAAATTATGTAATTATTTTAAATACAACTGCAGGTTTATGGGGCTATAATATTGGTGATACGGTAGAGTTTACTTCATTAAAACCATATAGAATAAAAGTAACAGGACGTATTAAACATTTTATTTCTGCTTTTGGAGAACATGTTATAGGAAAAGAAGTAGAAAAAGCGTTGAATGATGCTATTGTAGGTACCAATGTAAATGTAAGTGAGTTTACAGTAGCACCACAAGTTACCCCAGAAAGTGGGTTGCCGTATCACGAATGGTTTATAGAGTTTGAAAATGAACCAGAAGATTTGGAAGCATTGGCATTAAAGATAGATGCCTCTATGCAAGCTCAAAACATTTATTATAAAGATTTAATTGATGGAAACATCTTACGTACATTAATTATACGTAAAGTAGCCAAAGGCGGTTTCCATGCGTATATGAAATCTATTGGGAAGTTTGGAGGACAAAATAAAATCCCACAATTATCTGATAACCGTAAAATAGCGGATGTATTAACTAACTTTTTAAAAGACTAA
- a CDS encoding MOSC domain-containing protein yields the protein MKIIATNLGERKEINWKGKMVTTGIYKFPVDQPVFLDEQEVKGDAICNREHHGGEDQAVYAYSEKHYKYWKALYPDLEWQYGMFGENLTMDDLDESKTHVGDRFKIGEVVIEVTKPRQPCMKLGVRFNDMKIVKQFWQQDYPGVYFKVLQTGYVQTGDVLEQIKSCSENPTIAQVYQEKRTKKGM from the coding sequence ATGAAAATAATAGCCACTAACCTTGGAGAACGTAAAGAAATCAATTGGAAAGGAAAAATGGTAACCACAGGGATCTATAAATTTCCAGTAGATCAACCTGTATTTTTAGATGAACAAGAGGTAAAAGGAGATGCTATTTGTAACCGAGAACACCATGGAGGAGAAGACCAAGCAGTATATGCCTATTCAGAAAAACATTACAAGTATTGGAAAGCTTTATATCCAGATTTAGAATGGCAATACGGAATGTTTGGAGAAAACCTAACCATGGATGATTTAGATGAATCCAAAACCCATGTGGGCGATAGGTTTAAAATAGGAGAAGTGGTAATTGAGGTAACTAAACCAAGACAACCTTGTATGAAGTTAGGAGTACGATTTAATGATATGAAAATTGTTAAACAATTTTGGCAACAGGATTATCCTGGTGTGTATTTTAAAGTATTGCAAACAGGGTATGTGCAAACAGGTGATGTATTAGAGCAAATTAAATCCTGTTCAGAAAACCCAACCATTGCACAAGTGTACCAAGAAAAAAGAACTAAAAAAGGAATGTAG
- a CDS encoding YwqG family protein has product MNFWKKLFSGKENKPKTESHFDKYRKELNELNLKSISDLEDLVKPLIRQTTKLEIQPASRPPENSQLESHFGGNPYFEKGEEWPKGKNGKYLDFIFQVFNSSELELPKGIELVQFFYDWEEFPWDTNDNGWLVKTYKQVEKGKAELIVKPVEIEKSKFCKIEFKPTQTLPDWEGIDLFGNNASKLSCVLNENEPWDSYDQIVTRLIGKQDYQSQLGGYPKWVQGESTPRNNEGNPMKLLFQIDSEDNAGIMWGDVGLIYVFYDEKSERIEFSLQCH; this is encoded by the coding sequence ATGAACTTTTGGAAAAAATTATTTAGTGGTAAAGAAAATAAACCAAAAACTGAATCACATTTTGACAAATATCGAAAAGAACTAAATGAATTGAATTTAAAATCCATTTCTGATTTAGAAGATTTAGTTAAACCATTAATAAGACAAACAACCAAACTCGAAATTCAACCAGCTTCAAGACCTCCTGAAAATTCTCAATTAGAATCTCATTTCGGAGGAAACCCTTACTTTGAAAAAGGTGAGGAATGGCCAAAAGGTAAAAACGGAAAATATTTGGACTTCATTTTTCAAGTTTTCAACTCATCTGAATTGGAGTTGCCAAAAGGTATAGAATTAGTACAGTTCTTTTATGATTGGGAGGAATTTCCATGGGACACTAACGATAATGGCTGGTTAGTAAAAACATACAAACAAGTTGAGAAGGGAAAAGCTGAATTAATTGTTAAACCAGTAGAAATAGAAAAGTCAAAATTTTGCAAAATAGAATTTAAACCAACTCAAACATTACCTGATTGGGAAGGAATTGATTTGTTTGGAAATAATGCATCGAAATTATCGTGTGTATTAAATGAAAATGAACCTTGGGATAGTTACGACCAAATTGTGACAAGGTTAATTGGAAAACAAGACTATCAAAGTCAACTTGGAGGTTATCCAAAATGGGTTCAAGGAGAATCAACTCCAAGAAATAACGAAGGAAACCCAATGAAACTTCTATTTCAAATTGATTCTGAAGATAATGCTGGAATAATGTGGGGCGATGTTGGACTAATTTATGTCTTTTATGATGAAAAATCGGAAAGAATCGAATTTAGTTTACAATGCCATTAG
- a CDS encoding SMI1/KNR4 family protein, whose amino-acid sequence MTNLEIIKKLKESTFTDEDGEKYQLEFQDGLTDSEIDQLKGQFPSKNIDGEIIEILKETRGWDGYGPEMVYFDSIGQFGFWELSANSLTLGHDGFGNHWILDLSEDGKANKVFFACHDPAVFLVNSQNLNEYLSHLLEFYESPDKCHLNEIHDKTVMTIWDENRLCSSKSEFESRNPEFKDFLNKFNGDEWTVADLRAGRNKDGFAWGKFGANQFTERHPTELVWVIKNKKKGFLSRIFGK is encoded by the coding sequence ATGACAAATCTTGAAATAATTAAGAAACTCAAAGAATCCACTTTCACAGATGAAGATGGAGAAAAATATCAACTTGAATTTCAAGACGGATTGACCGATTCAGAAATTGATCAACTAAAAGGACAATTCCCAAGTAAAAATATTGACGGTGAAATAATTGAAATACTAAAAGAAACCAGAGGCTGGGACGGTTATGGCCCTGAAATGGTTTATTTCGATTCCATTGGTCAGTTCGGATTTTGGGAATTATCTGCAAATTCTCTTACTCTTGGCCACGATGGATTTGGAAATCACTGGATTCTAGATTTGAGCGAAGACGGAAAAGCTAATAAAGTGTTTTTTGCTTGTCATGACCCAGCAGTATTTTTAGTTAATTCACAAAACCTAAATGAATATTTAAGTCATCTTTTGGAATTTTACGAAAGTCCAGACAAATGTCACTTGAATGAAATACACGATAAAACAGTGATGACTATTTGGGATGAAAACAGACTATGCTCATCCAAAAGCGAATTTGAAAGTCGAAATCCTGAATTCAAAGATTTCCTCAATAAATTTAACGGAGACGAATGGACTGTCGCTGATTTGCGAGCAGGAAGAAATAAAGATGGTTTTGCTTGGGGAAAGTTTGGTGCGAATCAATTTACGGAAAGACATCCAACCGAATTGGTTTGGGTTATAAAGAATAAGAAAAAAGGTTTTTTATCGAGGATATTCGGAAAATAA
- a CDS encoding T9SS type A sorting domain-containing protein translates to MKLRIIAFTVLLVVSFNTFSQNDIKIVFSEADLNNAMKAINDARGINFGEYRNKRGLNAWFVSLNNARFDIKPNNTININNLNLTGGVDLNLWVFAFKATGVITGTIGGEIKVSRDNANGFSLHVIPTVTKLGYSGPLQEVVKVIKLLAGDLKQYIPKIELNLGNSLLPNSLSKYFECGIPDIVSDEHKVSMVFKVLLEDVNLRNKKIASGDTNVTTASNSITLSKNFIVEQGANFSAFITPKCSSYLKPEKLTREESTVLIEGDTIVSTKKLMSLEEVDTIEAIETNVDIEEVDEEIKATGVYPNPFTNTLAVKSPTKNTFSIRVTDMQGKVVYEGDDLKGIEKLNLSHLKSGAYNVMFIINHKVESKKVIKK, encoded by the coding sequence ATGAAATTAAGAATAATTGCTTTTACTGTCCTATTGGTAGTGTCTTTTAATACGTTTTCTCAAAACGATATAAAAATAGTTTTTTCAGAAGCTGATTTGAATAATGCAATGAAAGCTATAAATGATGCTAGAGGAATAAACTTTGGAGAATACCGCAATAAACGTGGTTTAAACGCATGGTTTGTAAGTCTTAATAATGCGAGGTTTGATATAAAACCTAACAATACCATAAATATTAATAACCTAAACTTAACTGGTGGTGTTGATTTAAATTTATGGGTATTTGCATTTAAAGCTACAGGAGTTATTACGGGTACTATTGGAGGTGAAATAAAAGTGTCAAGAGATAATGCAAATGGATTTTCTTTACATGTAATTCCAACAGTAACAAAATTAGGATACTCAGGACCATTACAAGAAGTGGTTAAAGTAATCAAGCTTTTAGCTGGAGATTTAAAACAATACATACCTAAAATAGAACTAAATTTAGGAAACTCATTATTACCTAATTCGTTATCTAAATATTTTGAATGCGGTATTCCTGATATTGTATCAGATGAACATAAAGTAAGTATGGTTTTTAAAGTATTGTTAGAGGATGTGAATTTAAGAAATAAGAAAATAGCATCAGGAGATACTAATGTTACCACAGCATCCAATTCAATAACACTTAGTAAAAACTTTATAGTTGAACAAGGAGCTAACTTTTCCGCATTTATAACACCAAAATGTAGTTCTTATTTAAAACCTGAAAAGTTAACTAGAGAAGAAAGTACTGTTTTAATTGAAGGAGATACCATAGTTTCAACAAAAAAACTAATGAGCTTAGAGGAGGTTGATACTATAGAAGCCATAGAAACAAATGTAGATATTGAAGAGGTAGATGAAGAAATAAAAGCAACAGGTGTTTATCCGAATCCTTTTACCAATACATTGGCTGTTAAAAGTCCTACTAAAAATACGTTTTCAATTAGAGTTACAGATATGCAAGGAAAGGTTGTGTATGAAGGAGATGATTTAAAAGGAATTGAAAAATTAAATTTATCTCATTTAAAATCTGGAGCCTATAATGTTATGTTTATTATAAATCATAAAGTTGAGAGTAAAAAAGTAATAAAAAAATAA
- a CDS encoding class I SAM-dependent methyltransferase: MRTDYYKTKASVAEYIELAKYVSGKDLIEKLKPFLPDTASLLEIGSGPGTDWNLLNTTYNVVGSDNSEVFLKHLTTHNPTGEFLLLDAITLDTDKKFDGLYANKVLHHLTNDELLASIKQQVGLLNTNGVICFSFWKGEGSEMFKGMFVNYHTKNSLSSFFEANFEILLLESYQEFEADDSLLLIAKKK, translated from the coding sequence ATGCGTACTGATTATTACAAAACAAAAGCTTCTGTTGCTGAATATATTGAATTGGCTAAATATGTTTCTGGAAAAGATTTGATTGAAAAATTAAAACCTTTTTTACCTGATACTGCTTCTTTACTTGAAATTGGTTCTGGTCCTGGTACAGATTGGAACTTATTAAATACAACTTACAATGTGGTAGGTTCTGATAATTCCGAAGTTTTTTTAAAGCACTTAACTACCCACAATCCAACAGGTGAGTTTTTATTGCTTGATGCCATTACTTTAGATACTGATAAAAAGTTTGATGGCTTATATGCTAACAAAGTACTTCACCATTTAACCAATGATGAATTACTTGCTTCTATCAAACAGCAAGTAGGGCTACTTAACACCAATGGTGTTATTTGTTTTTCTTTTTGGAAAGGTGAAGGTTCTGAAATGTTTAAAGGAATGTTTGTAAACTACCATACCAAAAATAGTTTATCATCTTTTTTTGAAGCGAATTTTGAAATCCTTTTATTAGAAAGCTATCAAGAATTTGAAGCGGACGATTCTCTTTTATTAATAGCTAAAAAGAAATAA